A single genomic interval of Arthrobacter globiformis harbors:
- a CDS encoding type IV toxin-antitoxin system AbiEi family antitoxin: MAPFSQPPVFSQARGDSPPPDSPAQLLELYSPGLPFTWPELQSMASDGVLSQLYQHGYTVPGTTASPQLRARAAAHGVPAPVRRRVVAGRMTAAWIYGCAREPDRLALLVDAKRRISSLRSTRGCTLHEVRLGPFDVVSLGGLMVSSPLRTALDIALHVEAERAVPALRLLLAKPELDVRLRLLVLAVEAMPRLPHKNAALEKLSLLASPAVARGPVDVEHPVDPPHSTEHVAEVLGVAHLEGKL, from the coding sequence ATGGCACCGTTCTCCCAGCCCCCTGTTTTTTCGCAGGCACGGGGCGATTCACCGCCTCCGGACTCCCCCGCACAGCTGCTGGAGCTCTATTCGCCGGGGCTGCCCTTCACCTGGCCGGAGCTCCAGTCCATGGCGTCCGACGGCGTGCTATCGCAGCTCTATCAGCACGGCTACACCGTTCCCGGGACTACGGCCTCCCCGCAGCTGCGGGCACGTGCCGCTGCCCACGGGGTGCCGGCGCCGGTGCGGCGGCGTGTGGTGGCGGGGCGGATGACGGCGGCCTGGATTTACGGGTGCGCCCGCGAGCCGGACCGGTTGGCCTTACTGGTGGACGCCAAACGCCGCATCTCCAGCCTTCGCTCCACCCGCGGCTGCACGCTCCACGAAGTCCGGCTCGGACCGTTCGACGTCGTCAGCCTGGGCGGCCTGATGGTGTCGAGTCCGCTCCGGACGGCACTGGACATCGCCTTGCATGTGGAGGCCGAGAGAGCAGTTCCTGCCCTCCGGCTGCTCCTGGCGAAGCCCGAACTCGATGTCAGGCTCCGGCTCCTGGTCCTGGCGGTCGAGGCGATGCCACGGCTGCCGCACAAGAACGCAGCCCTGGAGAAGCTGTCGCTGTTAGCTTCTCCGGCGGTTGCCCGTGGTCCGGTAGACGTCGAACACCCCGTCGATCCTCCGCACAGCACTGAGCACGTGGCTGAGGTACTTGGGGTCGCCCATCTCGAAGGCAAACTTTGA
- a CDS encoding RelA/SpoT family protein gives MEEGSTSAPTAAGGNGPGQGQQTGLVAAGRPTPGVPVDSSGVRPTFPGRRERTRSRLARLTGRSTATYSPILEPLLRTVRANNPKEDFDLIQRAFVVAEQSHRGQKRKSGDPYITHPVAVATILAELGLSGTTLAAALLHDTVEDTPYTLEDLRADFGPEVAMLVDGVTKLDKVSFGEAAQSETVRKMVVAMAKDIRVLMIKLADRLHNARTWRFVSAESSARKARETLEIFAPLAHRLGMNTIKWELEDLSFAALYPKVYEEIVRMVGDRTPEREKSLSVIRNQIADDLRTAKIKATITGRPKHYYSIYQKMIVRDKDFDDINDLMGVRVLVDSVRDCYAALGTLHSRWNPLPGRFKDYIAMPKFNMYQSLHTTVIGPGGKPVEIQIRTHEMHRRAEYGVAAHWKYKDQPNRSATGPGSPRDGDMGWLRSLVDWQQETSDPGEFLDSLRFEINAREVFVFTPKGEVMALPAGSTPVDFAYAVHTEVGHRTIGARVNGKLVPLNSELNHGDWVEIFTSKAEGAGPSQDWQHFVKSARARNKIRQWFSKERREEAIDRGKELLTRAMRKQNLPLQRLMTHDALAAVAEDFKYVDISGLYAGVGDGHTSAQSVMEKLVESLGGNETPDDDLTEVSIPTQVSKARFSDSGVVVRGVGDVWVKLARCCTPVPPDPILGFVTRGSGVSVHRTDCTNVAGLKDQPDRIVDVDWAPTQSSVFLVEIQVEALDRKSLLSDVTRILSENHVNILAASVHTSTDRVAISKFAFEMGDPKYLSHVLSAVRRIDGVFDVYRTTGNRRRS, from the coding sequence TTGGAAGAAGGTTCGACGTCGGCGCCAACGGCTGCCGGAGGCAACGGTCCGGGCCAGGGACAGCAGACTGGTCTGGTGGCTGCCGGGCGCCCGACTCCGGGCGTGCCCGTGGACAGCTCCGGCGTCCGGCCCACCTTCCCGGGCCGGCGTGAACGCACGAGGTCGCGCCTGGCACGCCTGACGGGCCGGAGCACCGCGACGTACTCACCCATCCTGGAACCGCTGCTGCGGACCGTCAGGGCGAACAACCCCAAGGAAGACTTCGACCTCATACAGCGGGCGTTCGTGGTGGCGGAGCAAAGCCACCGCGGGCAGAAGCGCAAGAGCGGCGACCCCTACATCACCCATCCCGTCGCCGTCGCGACGATCCTCGCCGAGCTGGGGCTGAGTGGCACCACCCTGGCGGCTGCGCTGCTCCACGACACCGTGGAGGACACGCCCTACACCCTTGAGGACCTCCGGGCGGACTTCGGCCCCGAAGTCGCCATGCTGGTTGACGGCGTCACCAAGCTGGACAAGGTCAGCTTCGGCGAAGCAGCACAATCCGAGACCGTCCGCAAGATGGTCGTGGCCATGGCCAAGGACATCCGCGTACTGATGATCAAACTTGCAGACAGACTGCACAACGCGCGCACGTGGCGGTTCGTCTCCGCCGAGTCTTCGGCCCGCAAAGCTCGGGAAACCCTGGAAATCTTTGCGCCGCTGGCACACCGGCTCGGCATGAACACGATCAAGTGGGAGCTCGAGGACCTGTCCTTCGCGGCGCTTTATCCCAAGGTGTACGAGGAAATCGTCCGCATGGTGGGCGACCGCACGCCGGAGCGGGAAAAGAGCCTCAGCGTGATCCGGAACCAGATCGCCGACGATCTGCGCACCGCCAAGATCAAGGCCACGATCACCGGCCGGCCCAAGCACTATTACTCGATCTACCAAAAGATGATCGTCCGGGACAAGGACTTCGACGACATCAACGACCTCATGGGCGTCCGGGTCCTGGTGGACTCGGTCCGCGACTGTTACGCCGCCCTGGGCACCCTGCATTCGCGCTGGAACCCGCTGCCTGGCCGGTTCAAGGACTACATCGCGATGCCGAAGTTCAACATGTACCAGTCCCTCCACACAACGGTGATCGGCCCGGGCGGCAAGCCGGTTGAAATCCAGATCCGGACGCACGAGATGCACCGCCGCGCCGAGTACGGCGTGGCCGCGCACTGGAAGTACAAGGATCAGCCGAACCGGTCCGCCACTGGACCCGGCAGCCCGCGAGACGGCGACATGGGCTGGCTCCGCTCCCTCGTGGACTGGCAGCAGGAGACCTCCGACCCCGGCGAATTCCTCGACTCGCTGCGGTTCGAGATCAACGCCCGCGAAGTGTTCGTGTTCACCCCCAAGGGTGAGGTCATGGCGCTGCCCGCCGGGTCCACGCCGGTGGATTTCGCCTATGCCGTGCACACCGAGGTGGGCCACCGCACCATCGGAGCCCGGGTCAACGGCAAGCTCGTGCCGCTCAACAGCGAGCTGAACCATGGCGACTGGGTGGAGATCTTCACCTCGAAGGCCGAGGGCGCCGGCCCCAGCCAGGACTGGCAGCACTTCGTCAAGAGCGCCCGGGCGCGCAACAAGATCCGGCAGTGGTTCAGCAAGGAACGCCGCGAAGAGGCGATCGACCGCGGCAAGGAGCTGCTGACCCGGGCCATGCGGAAGCAGAACCTTCCCCTGCAGCGCCTCATGACGCACGACGCGCTGGCCGCCGTGGCTGAGGACTTCAAGTACGTCGACATTTCCGGGCTGTATGCCGGAGTGGGAGACGGCCACACCTCCGCGCAGTCCGTCATGGAAAAGCTCGTCGAGAGCCTTGGCGGCAATGAAACACCCGATGACGACCTCACCGAAGTCAGCATTCCGACCCAGGTCAGCAAGGCGCGGTTCTCGGATTCCGGCGTGGTGGTCCGCGGCGTGGGCGACGTCTGGGTGAAGCTGGCCCGCTGTTGCACCCCCGTGCCGCCGGACCCGATTCTCGGTTTCGTCACGCGCGGTTCGGGCGTGTCGGTGCACCGCACGGACTGCACCAACGTCGCTGGCCTCAAGGACCAGCCTGATCGGATCGTGGACGTGGACTGGGCACCGACGCAGTCAAGCGTCTTCCTGGTGGAGATCCAGGTGGAGGCACTGGACCGGAAGTCGCTCCTCTCCGATGTGACGCGCATACTTTCGGAGAACCACGTGAACATCCTGGCGGCGAGTGTCCACACGTCCACCGACCGCGTGGCCATATCAAAGTTTGCCTTCGAGATGGGCGACCCCAAGTACCTCAGCCACGTGCTCAGTGCTGTGCGGAGGATCGACGGGGTGTTCGACGTCTACCGGACCACGGGCAACCGCCGGAGAAGCTAA
- the secF gene encoding protein translocase subunit SecF produces MSSFAKFGNELYTGKRSYNFVGAKKIWFLVAAAAVALSILIPVVKGGFNLGIEFRGGSEFTVSNVKTTEASVGEKAVHDVVPGSVPRVANVAGTTMRIQTDKLSDDETLKIKEGLTKAYGVTDNEVTSTFVGPTWGADVTKQALIGLVVFVALATVLMALYFRTWKMSLSAIAGMLVTMFITAGVYALSDFEVTPSAIIGFLTVLSYSLYDTVVVFDKIRENTADIDSSTRRTFGEEVNLAVNQTLVRSINTMMVAILPVGAILFIGAGLLGAGTLRDLSLALFVGILIGTAATIFIAAPMYAWLRQGEAPLVKQAQRVKQRRGDAAAKAAAAEPAKA; encoded by the coding sequence ATGTCCAGTTTCGCGAAATTCGGCAACGAGCTCTACACGGGTAAGCGTTCCTACAACTTCGTCGGGGCCAAGAAGATCTGGTTCCTCGTGGCCGCCGCGGCGGTCGCGCTGTCGATCCTGATCCCGGTGGTGAAGGGCGGCTTCAACCTGGGCATCGAGTTCCGTGGCGGTTCCGAGTTCACGGTGTCCAACGTCAAGACCACCGAGGCATCCGTAGGCGAGAAGGCTGTCCACGACGTCGTTCCCGGCAGTGTGCCGCGCGTCGCCAACGTCGCCGGAACCACCATGCGGATCCAGACGGACAAGCTCTCCGACGACGAGACCCTCAAGATCAAGGAGGGACTCACCAAGGCCTACGGCGTGACTGACAACGAGGTGACGTCCACCTTCGTCGGTCCCACCTGGGGCGCTGACGTCACCAAGCAGGCCCTGATTGGCCTGGTGGTCTTCGTTGCCCTCGCGACGGTCCTGATGGCCCTCTACTTCCGGACCTGGAAGATGTCCCTCTCGGCGATCGCGGGCATGCTCGTCACGATGTTCATCACGGCCGGTGTGTACGCCCTCAGCGACTTCGAGGTCACGCCGTCGGCGATCATCGGGTTCCTTACGGTGCTCAGCTATTCGCTGTACGACACCGTGGTGGTGTTCGACAAGATCCGTGAAAACACGGCCGACATCGATTCTTCCACGCGCCGGACCTTCGGCGAGGAAGTCAATCTGGCCGTCAACCAGACCCTGGTACGCTCCATCAACACCATGATGGTTGCCATCCTTCCGGTCGGGGCGATCCTGTTCATCGGGGCCGGCCTGCTGGGTGCCGGGACCCTGCGCGACCTTTCGCTCGCACTGTTCGTCGGCATCCTGATCGGCACCGCCGCGACGATCTTCATCGCCGCGCCGATGTACGCCTGGCTGCGCCAGGGCGAGGCGCCGCTGGTCAAGCAGGCCCAGCGTGTCAAGCAGCGCCGCGGGGACGCCGCTGCCAAGGCTGCAGCCGCCGAGCCCGCAAAAGCCTAG
- the secD gene encoding protein translocase subunit SecD gives MARTGRNKPSLRVLVWLGVILAAMTAVLAGGTMSGVASWSPKLALDLEGGTQMILAPKVEGGSDINEEQLNQAVAIIRQRVDGSGVAEAEISTQSGRNVVVSLPGTPSTETRALIQASADMNFRPVLVTGAGAAVPAAERTPAAQLPKPTAKPANASDSNWITADVQKQFEALDCDNPAQDKQERSDPAKPLVTCEPATDQTPAIKYILGPVEVKGVEIQGSTFQLQQGAQGAVTNEWAVNIQFNAEGTAKFKTVTERLNQFYVAAGGETGSDPKSQFAIVLDNQVISAPRSQAVITDGRPQITGGFTEQSAKALSDQLRFGALPISFDIQSEQQISATLGGEQLRMGLLAGLIGLLLVVVYSLFQYRALGFVTIASLVVAGALTYLAIAILGWTENYRLSLAGVAGIIVSIGQTADSFIVYFERIRDELREGRGLVSAVENGWKRAKRTVLASKAVNLLAALVLYFVAVGNVRGFAFTLGLTAIADLIVVFMFTHPTLQQLARTRFFGEGHKFSGLDPERLGAVPLYRGAGRLRSPEDKPSVVRAKNTGAAAEAERRMTIAERRRAEQQEQLAGSSKGPAKEGK, from the coding sequence ATGGCACGAACTGGCCGCAATAAACCATCCCTTCGGGTGCTGGTCTGGCTTGGCGTAATCCTGGCTGCCATGACGGCCGTCCTTGCGGGCGGCACCATGTCCGGGGTTGCCAGCTGGAGCCCGAAGCTTGCCCTGGACCTGGAGGGCGGCACCCAGATGATCCTGGCCCCCAAGGTTGAGGGTGGCTCGGACATCAATGAGGAGCAGCTCAACCAGGCGGTGGCCATCATCCGCCAGCGTGTGGACGGCTCCGGCGTTGCTGAGGCTGAGATCAGCACCCAGTCCGGCCGCAACGTGGTGGTGAGCCTGCCCGGCACCCCGTCCACGGAGACCCGCGCCCTCATCCAGGCCTCCGCGGACATGAATTTCCGCCCGGTCCTCGTCACCGGCGCGGGCGCAGCGGTGCCCGCCGCGGAGCGGACACCCGCCGCCCAGCTGCCGAAGCCGACGGCCAAGCCGGCGAATGCCAGTGATTCCAACTGGATCACCGCGGACGTCCAGAAGCAGTTCGAAGCCCTCGACTGCGACAACCCGGCCCAGGACAAGCAGGAACGCTCAGACCCAGCCAAGCCGCTGGTCACCTGCGAGCCTGCCACGGACCAGACACCTGCGATCAAGTACATCCTGGGTCCGGTCGAGGTCAAGGGTGTGGAGATCCAGGGCTCGACGTTCCAGCTCCAGCAGGGCGCCCAGGGTGCCGTCACCAACGAATGGGCTGTAAACATCCAGTTCAACGCCGAGGGTACGGCCAAGTTCAAGACCGTCACCGAGCGCCTTAACCAGTTCTACGTTGCCGCAGGCGGCGAGACGGGCAGCGATCCCAAGTCGCAGTTCGCCATCGTCCTGGACAACCAGGTCATTTCGGCCCCGCGGTCCCAGGCAGTGATCACCGACGGACGCCCGCAGATCACTGGCGGGTTTACGGAGCAATCCGCCAAGGCACTGTCCGACCAGCTCCGGTTCGGTGCCCTGCCCATCAGCTTCGACATCCAGAGCGAGCAGCAGATCTCCGCCACCCTCGGCGGTGAGCAGCTCCGGATGGGCCTCCTCGCCGGCCTGATCGGTTTGCTGCTGGTGGTCGTCTACTCGCTGTTCCAGTACCGTGCTCTGGGCTTCGTCACCATCGCGTCGCTGGTGGTGGCGGGTGCGCTCACGTACCTTGCCATTGCCATCCTTGGTTGGACCGAGAATTACCGGCTCTCCCTCGCCGGTGTGGCCGGCATCATCGTGTCAATCGGCCAGACCGCGGACTCATTCATTGTCTACTTCGAACGTATCCGTGATGAGCTCCGCGAAGGCCGCGGCCTGGTGTCGGCTGTGGAGAACGGCTGGAAGCGGGCCAAGCGGACCGTCCTGGCATCCAAAGCGGTCAACCTCCTGGCCGCACTGGTGCTGTACTTCGTGGCCGTCGGCAACGTGCGGGGCTTTGCCTTCACCCTCGGCCTGACCGCCATCGCCGACCTCATCGTCGTGTTCATGTTCACGCACCCGACGCTGCAGCAGCTGGCCAGGACCCGGTTCTTTGGCGAAGGCCACAAGTTCTCCGGTCTTGACCCCGAGCGCCTCGGTGCGGTGCCGCTCTACCGCGGTGCCGGCAGGCTCCGCAGCCCCGAGGACAAGCCGTCAGTGGTGCGCGCCAAGAACACCGGTGCCGCGGCTGAGGCTGAGCGCCGGATGACCATCGCTGAACGCCGCCGCGCGGAGCAGCAGGAGCAGCTCGCCGGTTCCTCCAAGGGCCCGGCCAAGGAGGGCAAGTAA
- the yajC gene encoding preprotein translocase subunit YajC — protein sequence MTILLFVMLGVFIFMMFRRNKKTRQQQTELQSQFAPGVEVMTSFGLFGRIVSIDEAENKVVLELSPGHLATVHRQAVNKIVEPAAETQAVPDDASALTAEDSLAPEAKAGTVDETPDETLKRLNDEGKKDI from the coding sequence ATGACCATTCTGCTGTTCGTCATGCTCGGCGTTTTCATCTTCATGATGTTCCGCCGCAACAAGAAAACCCGGCAGCAGCAGACCGAGCTGCAGTCGCAGTTCGCTCCGGGCGTCGAGGTCATGACCAGTTTCGGGCTGTTCGGCCGGATCGTGTCCATTGACGAGGCGGAGAACAAGGTTGTCCTGGAACTGTCGCCCGGCCACCTGGCCACCGTCCACCGCCAGGCCGTGAACAAGATCGTGGAGCCCGCCGCCGAAACACAGGCTGTTCCCGACGACGCGTCGGCACTGACGGCCGAGGACTCGCTGGCCCCTGAAGCCAAGGCCGGTACGGTCGACGAGACTCCGGACGAAACCCTCAAGCGCCTCAATGACGAGGGCAAGAAGGACATCTAG
- the ruvB gene encoding Holliday junction branch migration DNA helicase RuvB: MAEPSLVAGGEEPEERAIEAALRPKNLDDFVGQHRVRKQLSLVLQASRMRGRSADHVLFSGPPGLGKTTLAMIVAAEMNAPLRISSGPAIQHAGDLAAILSSLSEGEVLFLDEIHRMSRPAEEMLYMAMEDFRVDIVVGKGAGATAIPLELPPFTLVGATTRAGLLPGPLRDRFGFTGHLEFYSVEELELVLRRSAGLLDLKVNSAGFTEIAGRSRGTPRIANRLLRRVRDWALVHGIEQIDARSASAALDMYEVDKRGLDRLDRSVLEALITKFGGGPVGLSTLAIAVGEEPETVETVAEPYLVREGLLGRTPRGRIAMAPAWTHLGLAVPAGVFGQETLDLFEAGPGDEESSSEWVSSTQ, translated from the coding sequence GTGGCTGAGCCGTCCCTGGTCGCCGGGGGAGAAGAGCCGGAGGAGCGGGCCATCGAGGCGGCGCTCCGTCCCAAGAACCTCGATGACTTCGTAGGCCAGCACAGGGTCCGAAAACAGCTCTCCCTTGTGTTGCAGGCATCCCGGATGCGCGGGCGTAGCGCAGACCATGTGCTCTTTTCCGGTCCTCCCGGCCTCGGCAAGACCACACTCGCCATGATTGTCGCTGCCGAGATGAACGCCCCGCTGCGCATCAGCAGCGGCCCGGCCATCCAACACGCCGGCGACCTCGCCGCCATACTTTCCTCACTGTCAGAGGGCGAGGTCCTCTTCCTCGACGAAATCCACCGGATGTCCCGTCCGGCCGAGGAAATGCTCTACATGGCCATGGAAGATTTCCGGGTGGACATTGTGGTGGGCAAGGGGGCCGGTGCCACGGCTATTCCGTTGGAGTTGCCGCCCTTCACGCTGGTGGGTGCCACCACACGCGCCGGACTTCTTCCGGGTCCGCTCCGGGACCGGTTCGGGTTCACGGGCCACCTGGAGTTTTATTCGGTGGAGGAGCTGGAGCTGGTGCTGCGCAGGTCCGCCGGCCTCCTCGACCTGAAGGTGAACTCGGCGGGATTCACTGAGATCGCCGGACGGTCACGCGGCACCCCCCGCATTGCCAACCGGCTGCTGCGGCGGGTCCGGGACTGGGCGCTGGTCCACGGGATTGAACAGATTGACGCCCGGTCCGCCTCTGCCGCACTGGACATGTATGAAGTGGATAAGCGCGGGCTGGACCGGCTGGACCGGTCAGTGCTGGAAGCGCTGATCACCAAATTCGGCGGCGGCCCGGTGGGCCTGTCAACACTGGCCATCGCCGTGGGGGAGGAGCCGGAGACCGTGGAGACGGTCGCCGAGCCGTACCTGGTCCGGGAAGGGCTGCTGGGCAGGACGCCGAGGGGCCGGATCGCTATGGCCCCGGCCTGGACCCACCTTGGGCTGGCAGTACCAGCGGGGGTCTTTGGGCAGGAAACCCTGGACCTTTTCGAGGCCGGTCCGGGCGATGAAGAATCGTCATCTGAATGGGTTTCCAGCACCCAATAG